The DNA segment TTCTAAAATTCCTCTTTTAGAATAAATGGTTTGTTCTGATTCTTCTATACTATATCTTATAAAGTCATCTTTAATAGACTCTTTTTTCATAATATCCTTTGCTACTACTTTTGCATCTGCCATAGCTTGAACAATAGTGGAAGGTCCTTTTCTACAATCTCCGATAATATATACATTTTCTTGGTTACTTTCAAACGCATTGGTGAGTTGTGGTCTTCCCTTTTCATCTAAAAGAATCTCATTCTTTTCAAAATTAGAAGTATCTACTTTAGCACCAGTAGCTCCAATCACAGAATCAAATGCAAGTTCTACCATTTGTCCAGTTCCTTTTACAGATCTTCTTCCACTTGCATCATAATCTCCTAATTTCATTTTTTCACAAACTAAGATTTTCCCATCATATCGAACAGGTGCTAATAATTCATAAATTTTTATATTTTCTTTTTTTACAGAATTAATTTCTTCTTGGCTAGCAGGCATATAAGTTTCTGTTCTTCTATAGACAATAGCAACTTCTTCTACTCCTTGGGCTCTTTTAGCAACCCTTGCACAATCCATAGCAACATCTCCTGCACCAATTACTGCTACTTTACAACCTAAGTTTACTTTATTTTTCTTCTTAGCATTCCATAAAAATTCAAGTGCATCCACTATTTGTCCTTTTCCTTCCTTTACAGGAGAAGGTGCCTTTTTCCATGCTCCTGTTGCAATCACTACATAGTCATATTCTTTCTTTAGTTCTTTTATATCATAATTAGCAGGTTGACCAAACCTAAACTCTACCCCTTGAGCCAATGCTAGTTGATAATCCCTTTTAATTTCTTCTTCTGAAATTCTAAAGCTTGGAATGATATGTTTTACAATTCCATAAGGCTGATCAAGCTTTTCAAATACAACCGTTTTTATTCCATTCCTTCTTAAGAAAGTAGCTACAGCGATTCCAGCAGGTCCTGCTCCGATTACAGCTACCTTTTTATTAGATTTTAGATCGCTTTTTTTAAGATTTCTCATTAAATTTTCTTGTGCATGATCTGCTGCTATTTTTTTCATTGCTTTCATACTAAGAGATTTATCATAATCTAATCTTGTACAATGCTCTCTGCAAGGTTGACTACATAAAGTTCCCAAAATAGTTGGTGCTGTATTGTCCGTAGTAATTACCTTAATAGCCTGATCATATTTTTCTTGACTTACTAATTTTAGATATTCTGGAATTTGTTGATGAATTGGGCATCCTCCATCTTTACAAGGTGCTTTATAACAATCAAATAAAGGCAATTCCGATTCTGTTTTTCTAGATCTTACCTTTTCTCTATAAGATTTGTGATTTCTTTCATCTTGAATGATTTTTTCTGCAAGAATGGTTAATTTTTCAACATCAATTCCTTGATATTGAGAATTTAAATGAGGTTCTACTAATTCAGCAACCTGTTTAAAACGATTGTATCCACCAGGTTTTAATATACTGGTAGCCATCGTAATAGGTTGAATTCCTATCTTAAAAATCTCTTCAATATTAAAAGCATCTGCTCCACCTGAATAAGAAATAGGTAACTTTCCATCAAACTCTTTAGAAAGTTTTTGAGCTAAACTAATAGATAAAGGTAATAATGCTCTTCCTGACATATACATTTCATCAGCAGGTACTTCATTTCGTTCCACATCTACTGGAAAAGTATTGGTAAGTTTTACTCCAAATTTTAATCCTAAATCTTTTGACAAAAGTAGTAGCCTTTTTATCATTGTGCAAGCTTCATCAAATTGTAAATCTTCTTTAAAATGATGATCATCAAAAACGATATAATCATATCCCATATAATCTAATGTTTTTCTTGCAAACTCATATCCTAGCATAGTAGGATTACATTTTACAAAAGTATTTAATTTCTTTTCTTTTAAAAGATAAGTTGCTATTTTTTCTATTTCATCTGCAGGACAACCATGTAAAGTAGAAAGAGTAATAGAATTACAAACTTTAGGAGATATTTTATTTAAATCTTCTTGAGCAAAGTTTTCAAATAGATCTAAATTCTTACTTAAATATTCATAACATTCTTTAAAAATTTCTGTTTTAGATGCATCTTTTAATCCTTCTATATAATTATCAATTTTTTTTGTTTTTATCCCTTCTAAATCATATCCAACACTCATATTATAAGCAAAATCATTTCCCTCTGAAATTTTAAATTCCTTCGCTAATACCTTAATTGCAAAATATGCTTTTATATATTCTGCAAAAGCTTCTTCGACTGTAAGCTCTGTAGACCATTCACAATTATAACATTCATCTTCTGCATTAATACAAGGTTTTTTTATGGCTTGTCTGATTTCTTCTCCGTCCATTTTTTGAACTGTTTTTAATTCTATAAATCTTGCCCCGGTTAAATAGGAAGTAATAATATTTTGTGCTAATTGAGAATGAGGTCCTGCTGCTGGTCCTACCGGAGAAGCTAGTTGATCTCCTAATACATCTGTCATATAATTTCTACTTTTATTTACATAGAATTTATCTTTACGAATTCCAAATACACTAGCTTTTGTTTTATATTCCTCTAAACACCAACTAATGAGATGTTCAAAAGAAATAGATCTCATAAAATCTCCCATTATTCGTTTCCTCCTTATATTTTTAAATGAAAATTATGAATATAAAAATGAGGTTTTAGAATTGTAAAAGCTCAAGAAACCGTTATCATTTTTCTCCTCACCTTTTATCTTTAATAATAGCAATTATTATGCCAATTTTATAAAAGCAATCCTATTTTTATCATAAAATACATTATTCCTTTTCTGTATTTTTGTTAAGCTAAAGAGTGCTATAGCAATTATTCGTCCATTTTTTATTTTTCATAAATAATTTTTCTTTTAAAATAAATTTTTTATGAAAAGAAAAAGCAATAATTTTTATTATCAAAATAATAAAAATTATCATTATGATAATAAGAGAATATCTCTTTAAATTTGAACCTTTAGAAACCATCCATTGATCCTTAATTATCAAATTGATAGAAAAAATTAATATAATGTTCTCTCCTCTTATTCCAAAATTTTTTATTACTTATTTTTTACTTCTCCAAGTTTTCTATAAAGAGTAGCAATTCCAATACCAAGCTTATTAGCTGCCATTTGTTTTCCCTTAGTATCCCATCCATAGGTATCTAAAGCTTTTATAATATATTGTCTTTCTATTTCTTTTAAAGGATGAATACTGTCTAGCTTATGTTCCTCTTGAGTTTTATCTATTTTATAACTAAGAATATTTTCTGGAATCATATCTTTAGTAAGGATTTCTTTGTCTTCTGCCATATTAATCATATACTCTAATGTATTTTCTAACTCCCTCACATTTCCTGGCCAAGGATATCCCAATAAAACTTCTTTTGTCTCTCTATCTATACAAGTTATATTTTTATCATATAGAACATTATATTTTTTGATTTTTTCTTTCATAATAATTTCAATATCTTCTATTCTTTCTCTTAAGGGAGGAATCTTTATCGGAATGACATTTAATCTATAATAAAGATCTTCTCTAAATTTATTTTGTTTTACAAGTTCTTTCAAATCTTTATTGGTAGCTGCTATTACTCGAATATCTAAATCTATAGGCTTATTAGATCCAATTCTTATAATCCGCTTTTCCTGTAAAACTCTTAATATTTTTACCTGTAAATTTAAAGGCATGTCCCCTATTTCATCAAGAAAAATAATTCCCTCATTTGCCAATTCAAATTTTCCTACTCGACCATTGGGATTTGCTCCACTAAAAGCTCCTTTTACATATCCAAATAGTTCACTTTCTAAA comes from the Garciella nitratireducens DSM 15102 genome and includes:
- the ygfK gene encoding putative selenate reductase subunit YgfK; the protein is MGDFMRSISFEHLISWCLEEYKTKASVFGIRKDKFYVNKSRNYMTDVLGDQLASPVGPAAGPHSQLAQNIITSYLTGARFIELKTVQKMDGEEIRQAIKKPCINAEDECYNCEWSTELTVEEAFAEYIKAYFAIKVLAKEFKISEGNDFAYNMSVGYDLEGIKTKKIDNYIEGLKDASKTEIFKECYEYLSKNLDLFENFAQEDLNKISPKVCNSITLSTLHGCPADEIEKIATYLLKEKKLNTFVKCNPTMLGYEFARKTLDYMGYDYIVFDDHHFKEDLQFDEACTMIKRLLLLSKDLGLKFGVKLTNTFPVDVERNEVPADEMYMSGRALLPLSISLAQKLSKEFDGKLPISYSGGADAFNIEEIFKIGIQPITMATSILKPGGYNRFKQVAELVEPHLNSQYQGIDVEKLTILAEKIIQDERNHKSYREKVRSRKTESELPLFDCYKAPCKDGGCPIHQQIPEYLKLVSQEKYDQAIKVITTDNTAPTILGTLCSQPCREHCTRLDYDKSLSMKAMKKIAADHAQENLMRNLKKSDLKSNKKVAVIGAGPAGIAVATFLRRNGIKTVVFEKLDQPYGIVKHIIPSFRISEEEIKRDYQLALAQGVEFRFGQPANYDIKELKKEYDYVVIATGAWKKAPSPVKEGKGQIVDALEFLWNAKKKNKVNLGCKVAVIGAGDVAMDCARVAKRAQGVEEVAIVYRRTETYMPASQEEINSVKKENIKIYELLAPVRYDGKILVCEKMKLGDYDASGRRSVKGTGQMVELAFDSVIGATGAKVDTSNFEKNEILLDEKGRPQLTNAFESNQENVYIIGDCRKGPSTIVQAMADAKVVAKDIMKKESIKDDFIRYSIEESEQTIYSKRGILEEVKKDQREGNRCLKCDQICEICVEVCPNRANIMIEVEGFEKSHQIVHIDGMCNECGNCGVFCPHIGNPYKDKVTIFWTKEDFDLSDNIGFLRLDNNKYLVRTETGNIVEHIVGDSKISQKLEQILITLIKKYEYCLENAIVKS